A window from Citrobacter amalonaticus encodes these proteins:
- the rpsA gene encoding 30S ribosomal protein S1, whose protein sequence is MTESFAQLFEESLKEIETRPGSIVRGVVVAIDKDVVLVDAGLKSESAIPAEQFKNAAGELEIQVGDEVDVALDAVEDGFGETLLSREKAKRHEAWITLEKAYEDAETVTGVINGKVKGGFTVELNGIRAFLPGSLVDVRPVRDTLHLEGKELEFKVIKLDQKRNNVVVSRRAVIESENSAERDQLLENLQEGMEVKGIVKNLTDYGAFVDLGGVDGLLHITDMAWKRVKHPSEIVNVGDEITVKVLKFDRERTRVSLGLKQLGEDPWVAIAKRYPEGTKLTGRVTNLTDYGCFVEIEEGVEGLVHVSEMDWTNKNIHPSKVVNVGDVVEVMVLDIDEERRRISLGLKQCKSNPWQQFAETHNKGDRVEGKIKSITDFGIFIGLDGGIDGLVHLSDISWNVAGEEAVREYKKGDEIAAVVLQVDAERERISLGVKQLAEDPFNNWVALNKKGAIVNGKVTAVDAKGATVELADGVEGYLRASEASRDRVEDATLVLSVGDDVEAKFTGVDRKNRAISLSVRAKDEADEKDAIATVNKQEDANFSNNAMAEAFKAAKGE, encoded by the coding sequence ATGACTGAATCTTTTGCTCAACTGTTTGAAGAATCCTTAAAAGAAATCGAAACCCGTCCGGGTTCCATCGTTCGCGGTGTTGTTGTTGCTATCGACAAAGACGTTGTTCTGGTTGATGCAGGCCTGAAATCTGAATCTGCAATTCCTGCAGAACAGTTCAAAAACGCGGCTGGCGAACTGGAAATCCAGGTGGGCGACGAAGTTGATGTTGCTCTGGATGCAGTAGAAGACGGCTTCGGTGAAACACTGCTGTCTCGTGAAAAAGCGAAACGTCACGAAGCATGGATCACGCTGGAAAAAGCTTACGAAGATGCTGAAACTGTTACCGGTGTTATCAACGGCAAAGTTAAGGGCGGCTTCACTGTTGAGCTGAACGGTATTCGTGCGTTCCTGCCAGGTTCACTGGTAGACGTTCGTCCGGTGCGCGATACGCTGCACCTGGAAGGCAAAGAGCTTGAATTCAAAGTCATCAAGCTGGATCAGAAACGCAACAACGTTGTTGTTTCTCGTCGTGCCGTGATCGAATCCGAAAACAGCGCAGAGCGCGATCAGCTGCTGGAAAACCTGCAGGAAGGCATGGAAGTTAAAGGTATCGTTAAGAACCTCACTGACTACGGTGCATTCGTTGACCTGGGTGGCGTTGACGGCCTGCTGCACATCACCGATATGGCATGGAAACGCGTTAAGCATCCGAGCGAAATCGTAAACGTTGGCGACGAAATCACTGTTAAAGTGCTGAAGTTCGACCGCGAACGTACCCGTGTATCTCTGGGCCTGAAACAGCTGGGCGAAGATCCGTGGGTAGCTATCGCTAAGCGTTATCCGGAAGGTACTAAACTGACCGGTCGCGTAACCAACCTGACCGACTACGGCTGCTTCGTTGAAATCGAAGAAGGCGTTGAAGGGCTGGTTCACGTTTCCGAAATGGACTGGACCAACAAAAACATCCATCCGTCCAAAGTTGTTAACGTTGGCGACGTAGTGGAAGTTATGGTTCTGGATATCGACGAAGAACGTCGTCGTATCTCCCTGGGCCTGAAGCAGTGCAAATCTAACCCATGGCAGCAGTTCGCGGAAACCCACAACAAGGGCGACCGTGTTGAAGGTAAAATCAAGTCTATCACTGACTTCGGTATCTTCATCGGCCTGGACGGCGGCATCGACGGCCTGGTTCACCTGTCTGACATCTCCTGGAACGTTGCAGGCGAAGAAGCAGTTCGTGAATACAAAAAAGGCGACGAAATCGCAGCAGTTGTTCTGCAGGTTGACGCAGAGCGCGAGCGTATCTCTCTGGGCGTTAAACAGCTGGCAGAAGATCCGTTCAACAACTGGGTTGCACTGAACAAGAAAGGCGCAATCGTAAACGGTAAAGTGACTGCAGTTGACGCGAAAGGCGCAACCGTAGAACTGGCTGACGGCGTTGAAGGTTACCTGCGCGCTTCTGAAGCATCCCGTGACCGCGTTGAAGACGCTACCCTGGTTCTGAGCGTGGGTGACGACGTTGAAGCTAAATTCACCGGCGTTGACCGTAAGAACCGTGCAATCAGCCTGTCTGTTCGTGCTAAAGACGAAGCTGATGAGAAAGATGCCATCGCAACTGTTAACAAACAGGAAGATGCAAACTTCTCCAACAACGCAATGGCTGAAGCTTTCAAAGCAGCTAAAGGCGAGTAA
- the ihfB gene encoding integration host factor subunit beta, with protein MTKSELIERLATQQSHIPAKAVEDAVKEMLEHMASTLAQGERIEIRGFGSFSLHYRAPRTGRNPKTGDKVDLEGKYVPHFKPGKELRDRANIYG; from the coding sequence ATGACCAAGTCAGAATTGATTGAAAGACTTGCCACTCAGCAATCTCATATTCCCGCGAAAGCGGTTGAAGATGCGGTCAAAGAGATGCTGGAGCATATGGCCTCGACTCTTGCACAGGGCGAGCGTATTGAAATCCGCGGTTTCGGCAGCTTTTCTTTGCACTACCGTGCACCACGTACCGGGCGTAACCCGAAGACTGGCGACAAAGTGGATCTGGAAGGGAAATACGTTCCGCACTTTAAGCCGGGTAAAGAACTGCGCGATCGCGCCAATATTTACGGTTAA
- a CDS encoding ComEC family protein, with protein sequence MKLTTVSLCALGGIFPLFLLPALPGEWLVSILFVLACLLGLLRWKVAQYAGLLLLFFLWGVMAAKQSLWAGNTLPAATQETIVELTATDSMMTHAGLITHLNGHRLFPAVGIVLYNQYLPIAPCAGQRWAMTLKVRAMHGELNDGGFDSQRYALAQHQPLTGRFLQAKIVDSKCSWRARYLASLTDSLENYPWQQVILGLGMGERLLVPQEVKAIMRDTGTAHLMAISGLHIAFAALLAAALIRGVQFLLPVGAIRWQHPVIGGLICAAFYAWLTGLQPPALRTVVALLVWGALKLCGRQWSGWSVWCCCLAAILVVDPVAVISQSLWLSAFAVAALLFWYQWFPCPACPTSRAWRLLVELAHLQLGITLLLMPLQIALFHGISLTSFAANLFAVPLVTFVSVPLILAGMVVHLTGPLLLEGGLWYLADRSLAALFWALNHLPAGWINIDARWQWLVFVPWLMLPGWRFIAWRVFPGLCLATLALLSWPFWSPVRTDAWQVHMLDVGQGLAIVIARNGKALLYDTGLAWPGGDSAQQIIIPWLRWHHLQPEGIILSHEHLDHRGGLHSLQTTWPALWVRSPLGWQGHLPCYRGETWQWQGLRFSVHWPLKGDPTQGNNHSCVVKIDDGTHSILLTGDIESPAELKMLSHYWQHLLATAIQVPHHGSNTSSSLALLQRVSGNVALVSASRYNAWRLPSWKVKQRYLQQGYRWCDTPHQGQISLDFSTQGWQAISLREQILPRWYHQWFGVSDDNG encoded by the coding sequence ATGAAATTAACGACGGTCAGTCTGTGTGCATTAGGGGGTATTTTCCCTTTATTTTTGCTACCTGCGCTGCCGGGGGAATGGCTTGTTAGCATCCTGTTTGTGCTGGCCTGTCTGCTCGGTCTGCTCCGCTGGAAAGTGGCACAGTACGCTGGGCTTCTCCTGCTGTTTTTTCTCTGGGGCGTCATGGCGGCGAAACAGTCGCTGTGGGCGGGAAATACGTTGCCCGCCGCCACGCAGGAGACCATCGTTGAGCTGACGGCCACGGATAGCATGATGACACATGCCGGGCTGATCACGCATCTTAATGGGCATCGGCTTTTCCCTGCCGTCGGTATTGTGCTTTATAACCAATATTTGCCAATCGCGCCGTGCGCGGGACAACGTTGGGCGATGACGCTGAAGGTCCGTGCCATGCACGGCGAGTTAAATGACGGCGGATTTGATAGTCAGCGTTATGCCCTGGCACAGCATCAGCCGCTCACTGGCCGATTTTTACAGGCAAAGATTGTCGATAGCAAATGCAGCTGGCGAGCGCGCTATCTCGCCTCGTTAACGGATTCTCTGGAAAACTATCCCTGGCAGCAGGTAATACTAGGTCTGGGGATGGGGGAGCGCCTGCTGGTGCCACAGGAAGTCAAAGCGATCATGCGCGATACCGGCACGGCGCATCTGATGGCAATTTCCGGCCTGCATATTGCTTTTGCGGCTTTACTGGCAGCTGCTCTGATTCGCGGCGTGCAGTTTCTGCTGCCGGTCGGTGCAATTCGCTGGCAACATCCTGTGATTGGCGGGCTAATTTGCGCAGCGTTTTACGCCTGGCTGACCGGGTTACAACCACCGGCGCTACGTACGGTGGTGGCGCTGCTGGTGTGGGGAGCACTGAAATTATGCGGGCGGCAATGGAGCGGATGGTCAGTCTGGTGCTGCTGTCTGGCGGCTATTCTGGTTGTTGATCCCGTCGCCGTGATCTCGCAAAGCCTGTGGCTTTCGGCCTTTGCCGTTGCGGCGCTGTTATTCTGGTACCAATGGTTTCCTTGCCCCGCCTGTCCCACATCACGTGCCTGGCGCTTGCTGGTTGAACTGGCACACCTGCAACTGGGGATTACCTTGCTGCTCATGCCGCTACAAATCGCACTGTTCCACGGTATCAGCCTGACGTCGTTTGCTGCGAATCTGTTTGCTGTCCCGCTGGTTACGTTTGTCAGCGTTCCGCTGATCCTCGCCGGAATGGTGGTCCATCTCACTGGTCCGCTGCTTCTTGAGGGCGGACTCTGGTATCTGGCCGATCGCTCACTGGCTGCACTATTCTGGGCGCTCAATCACTTGCCTGCGGGGTGGATCAACATTGATGCCCGTTGGCAGTGGCTGGTCTTTGTCCCCTGGTTGATGCTACCCGGTTGGCGATTTATCGCCTGGCGCGTTTTCCCCGGCCTGTGTCTGGCGACGCTGGCGTTGCTGAGCTGGCCGTTCTGGAGTCCGGTGCGCACTGACGCCTGGCAGGTGCACATGCTGGATGTCGGGCAGGGGTTAGCGATAGTTATCGCCCGTAATGGTAAAGCGTTACTCTACGATACCGGGCTGGCCTGGCCGGGAGGTGACAGCGCCCAGCAGATAATCATTCCGTGGCTGCGCTGGCACCACTTGCAACCAGAGGGGATTATTCTCAGCCATGAGCATCTCGACCATCGCGGTGGACTACACTCTTTGCAGACAACCTGGCCAGCGCTTTGGGTGCGCAGTCCGTTAGGCTGGCAGGGGCATCTGCCGTGTTACCGCGGTGAGACGTGGCAATGGCAGGGACTGCGTTTTAGCGTGCACTGGCCGTTGAAAGGAGACCCGACGCAGGGGAATAATCACTCTTGCGTCGTAAAGATTGATGATGGTACGCACAGTATTCTGCTGACGGGCGATATAGAGTCCCCCGCGGAACTGAAAATGCTCAGTCATTACTGGCAGCATCTTTTGGCGACGGCAATCCAGGTACCACACCATGGCAGCAATACCTCTTCTTCACTGGCGTTACTTCAGCGCGTTAGTGGCAACGTGGCGCTGGTCTCCGCCTCACGCTATAACGCCTGGCGATTGCCGTCATGGAAGGTGAAGCAACGCTATCTGCAACAGGGTTACCGGTGGTGTGATACCCCGCATCAGGGGCAAATTTCGCTGGATTTTTCAACACAGGGCTGGCAGGCGATCAGCCTGCGGGAGCAAATTTTACCTCGTTGGTATCATCAGTGGTTTGGCGTGTCAGACGATAACGGGTAG
- the msbA gene encoding lipid A ABC transporter ATP-binding protein/permease MsbA, whose protein sequence is MHNDKDLSTWQTFRRLWPTIAPFKSGLIVAGVALILNAASDTFMLSLLKPLLDDGFGKTDRSVLLWMPLVVIGLMILRGITSYISSYCISWVSGKVVMTMRRRLFGHMMGMPVSFFDKQSTGTLLSRITYDSEQVASSSSGALITVVREGASIIGLFIMMFYYSWQLSIILVVLAPIVSIAIRVVSKRFRAISKNMQNTMGQVTTSAEQMLKGHKEVLIFGGQGVETKRFDKVSNKMRLQGMKMVSASSISDPVIQLIASLALAFVLYAASFPSVMDSLTAGTITVVFSSMIALMRPLKSLTNVNAQFQRGMAACQTLFAILDSEQEKDEGKRVIERATGDLEFRNVTFTYPGREVPALRNINLKIPAGKTVALVGRSGSGKSTIASLITRFYDINEGEILMDGHDLREYTLASLRNQVALVSQNVHLFNDTVANNIAYARTEQYSREEIEEAARMAYAMDFINKMDNGLDTVIGENGVLLSGGQRQRIAIARALLRDSPILILDEATSALDTESERAIQAALDELQKNRTSLVIAHRLSTIEQADEIVVVEDGLIVERGTHNELLEHRGVYAQLHKMQFGQ, encoded by the coding sequence ATGCATAACGATAAAGATCTCTCTACGTGGCAGACGTTTCGCCGACTGTGGCCAACCATTGCGCCTTTCAAATCGGGTCTGATCGTGGCGGGTGTTGCGTTAATCCTCAACGCGGCCAGCGATACCTTCATGTTATCGCTCCTCAAACCATTACTGGACGATGGTTTTGGTAAAACAGATCGCTCAGTGTTGCTTTGGATGCCGCTGGTGGTTATTGGGCTGATGATTTTACGTGGTATTACCAGCTATATCTCCAGCTACTGTATTTCCTGGGTATCCGGCAAAGTGGTGATGACCATGCGTCGTCGCCTGTTCGGTCATATGATGGGAATGCCGGTTTCCTTCTTTGACAAACAGTCTACCGGGACGCTGCTGTCTCGTATTACTTATGATTCTGAACAGGTAGCCTCTTCGTCTTCCGGTGCGCTGATTACCGTTGTGCGTGAAGGTGCATCGATTATCGGCCTGTTCATCATGATGTTCTATTACAGCTGGCAATTGTCGATAATCCTGGTTGTGCTGGCGCCTATTGTGTCGATCGCGATTCGCGTAGTCTCCAAACGTTTTCGTGCTATCAGTAAGAATATGCAGAATACGATGGGGCAGGTGACAACCAGCGCGGAGCAGATGCTGAAAGGCCACAAAGAGGTACTGATCTTCGGTGGACAGGGAGTGGAAACGAAGCGCTTCGACAAAGTCAGTAACAAGATGCGTTTGCAGGGGATGAAGATGGTTTCTGCCTCTTCCATTTCCGATCCTGTCATCCAGTTGATCGCTTCACTGGCGCTGGCGTTTGTGCTGTACGCGGCTAGTTTCCCAAGCGTGATGGACAGCCTGACGGCAGGGACGATCACCGTGGTCTTCTCCTCAATGATCGCCCTGATGCGTCCGTTGAAGTCGTTGACTAACGTTAACGCCCAGTTCCAGCGTGGGATGGCCGCATGCCAGACTTTATTTGCCATCCTGGATAGCGAGCAGGAAAAAGACGAAGGTAAACGTGTGATTGAGCGTGCGACCGGCGATCTGGAATTCCGCAATGTCACCTTTACCTATCCGGGGCGCGAAGTACCGGCGCTGCGTAACATCAACCTGAAAATTCCGGCGGGCAAAACCGTTGCGCTGGTGGGGCGTTCAGGTTCCGGCAAATCAACCATTGCCAGTCTGATCACGCGTTTCTATGACATCAATGAAGGTGAAATCCTGATGGATGGTCACGATCTGCGGGAATACACCCTAGCCTCATTACGTAATCAGGTCGCGCTGGTGTCGCAGAACGTACATCTGTTCAACGACACGGTGGCGAATAACATCGCCTACGCGCGAACTGAGCAGTATAGCCGTGAGGAGATCGAAGAAGCGGCTCGTATGGCTTATGCCATGGACTTTATCAATAAGATGGATAACGGCCTTGATACGGTGATCGGTGAAAACGGCGTGCTGCTTTCCGGTGGTCAACGTCAACGTATCGCCATCGCGCGCGCCTTACTGCGTGACAGCCCGATTCTGATCCTTGATGAAGCCACGTCAGCGCTGGATACCGAATCTGAACGCGCCATTCAGGCGGCGCTGGACGAACTGCAGAAAAACCGCACCTCGCTGGTGATTGCGCACCGCCTTTCAACTATCGAACAGGCCGATGAAATTGTGGTCGTGGAAGATGGGCTGATTGTGGAGCGCGGTACGCACAACGAGCTGCTGGAACACCGTGGCGTTTACGCGCAACTGCACAAAATGCAATTTGGTCAATGA
- the lpxK gene encoding tetraacyldisaccharide 4'-kinase — MIARIWSGESPLWRLLLPLSWLYGLVSGAIRLCYTLGIKRAWRAPVPVVVVGNLTAGGNGKTPVVIWLVEQLQQRGLRVGVVSRGYGGKAASYPLLLNAETTTAEAGDEPVLIYQRTGAPVAVSPNRADAVKAILAHHDVQIIVTDDGLQHYRLARDVEIVVVDGVRRFGNGWWLPAGPMRERAGRLKTVDAVIVNGGIPQAGEIPMHLAPGQAVNLRTGERRDVAQLQNVVAMAGIGHPPRFFATLESCGVQPQKCVPLADHQALTSQDVNGLLNGSQTLVMTEKDAVKCRAFAEDNWWYLPVDAHLSGTEPETLLEKLISLTR; from the coding sequence ATGATCGCACGCATCTGGTCCGGTGAGTCGCCCTTGTGGCGACTGTTACTCCCACTTTCCTGGCTATACGGCCTGGTGAGCGGGGCGATCCGTCTGTGCTACACGCTCGGGATCAAACGCGCCTGGCGCGCACCGGTGCCGGTGGTGGTGGTCGGTAATTTGACGGCAGGTGGCAATGGCAAAACGCCGGTAGTGATCTGGTTGGTGGAACAACTTCAGCAGCGCGGTCTTCGCGTTGGGGTAGTTTCTCGTGGATATGGCGGCAAAGCCGCGTCCTATCCCTTGCTGCTGAATGCCGAAACCACCACGGCGGAAGCGGGTGATGAGCCGGTGCTGATTTATCAGCGCACCGGCGCGCCAGTTGCCGTATCGCCCAACCGGGCTGACGCGGTAAAAGCGATTCTGGCGCATCACGATGTGCAGATTATCGTTACTGATGATGGTCTTCAGCACTACCGTCTGGCGCGCGATGTCGAGATTGTGGTGGTTGATGGCGTTCGTCGCTTCGGCAACGGCTGGTGGCTACCGGCAGGTCCGATGCGGGAGCGAGCAGGTCGCCTGAAAACGGTGGATGCGGTTATTGTTAATGGCGGTATTCCGCAGGCGGGCGAGATCCCGATGCATCTGGCGCCAGGACAGGCTGTGAACCTGCGTACCGGTGAGCGCCGTGATGTCGCACAATTGCAAAATGTCGTGGCAATGGCCGGTATTGGTCATCCGCCACGCTTTTTTGCCACGTTAGAATCCTGTGGCGTACAGCCGCAAAAATGTGTTCCTCTGGCGGATCATCAGGCATTGACTTCGCAGGATGTCAACGGCCTACTAAACGGGTCGCAAACGCTGGTCATGACGGAGAAGGACGCCGTGAAGTGCCGCGCCTTTGCCGAAGACAACTGGTGGTATCTTCCTGTCGATGCACATTTGTCGGGGACTGAACCTGAGACATTACTCGAAAAATTGATCTCGCTGACACGTTAG
- a CDS encoding winged helix-turn-helix domain-containing protein, whose product MSLPYLSLTDARNLHLAAQGLLKKPRRRALASDILPTITRMSLLQIDTINIVARSPYLVLFSRLGNYTPQWLDDALAQGELMEYWAHEACFLPRSDFTLIRHRMLAPEKMGWKYQAAWMEEHAGEIEQLLQHIHQNGPVRSADFEHPRKGNSGWWDWKPHKLHLEGLFTAGKVMVIERRNFQRVYDLTHRVMPHWDDERDLLPRAQAESVMLDNSARSLGIFREQWLADYYRLKRPELQNWRDVRAEQQYIIPVEVEKLGRLWLHADLLPLLEQAQAGKLTATHSAVLSPFDPVVWDRKRAEQLFDFSYRLECYTPAPKRQYGYFVLPLLHRGQLVGRMDAKMHRKTGVLEVISLYLQEGVKPGVTLQNGLQQAITDFARWQNAVRVTLGRCPAGIFTQCRQGWEIDAVA is encoded by the coding sequence ATGTCGTTGCCGTACCTCTCACTTACGGATGCCCGTAACCTTCATCTCGCCGCCCAGGGATTGTTAAAAAAACCACGTCGTCGCGCGTTGGCAAGCGATATCCTGCCGACGATTACCCGTATGTCGCTACTACAAATCGATACCATCAATATTGTCGCCCGCAGTCCCTACCTTGTGTTGTTCAGTCGACTGGGCAATTACACCCCACAGTGGCTGGATGATGCGTTGGCGCAGGGTGAACTGATGGAGTACTGGGCCCATGAGGCCTGTTTCCTGCCGCGTAGTGATTTTACGCTGATACGCCACCGGATGCTGGCACCTGAAAAAATGGGCTGGAAGTACCAGGCGGCGTGGATGGAAGAGCATGCCGGCGAAATTGAGCAACTGTTGCAGCATATTCATCAAAATGGACCGGTACGCTCGGCTGACTTTGAGCATCCGCGTAAAGGCAACAGCGGCTGGTGGGACTGGAAGCCGCACAAGCTGCATCTGGAAGGGTTGTTTACGGCAGGAAAAGTGATGGTGATTGAGCGTCGCAATTTCCAGCGCGTGTACGATCTCACTCATCGCGTGATGCCACACTGGGATGATGAACGCGATTTGCTACCCCGGGCGCAAGCAGAATCTGTCATGCTGGACAACAGTGCGCGCAGCCTGGGTATTTTTCGTGAGCAGTGGCTGGCAGATTACTACCGCCTGAAACGTCCTGAGTTACAAAACTGGCGCGACGTGCGGGCTGAACAGCAGTACATCATTCCGGTAGAGGTCGAAAAACTTGGTCGGCTGTGGTTGCATGCGGATTTGCTGCCGCTACTTGAACAGGCACAGGCAGGCAAGCTGACAGCGACGCATAGCGCGGTACTGTCGCCGTTTGATCCGGTGGTTTGGGATCGCAAACGTGCGGAGCAACTGTTCGATTTCAGCTATCGGCTGGAGTGCTACACGCCAGCCCCAAAGCGCCAGTATGGTTATTTTGTCCTGCCTTTACTGCACCGGGGTCAGTTGGTGGGGCGGATGGACGCCAAAATGCACCGTAAGACGGGCGTACTGGAAGTGATTTCTCTCTATCTGCAAGAAGGCGTAAAGCCAGGAGTGACGCTGCAAAATGGGCTACAGCAGGCGATAACCGATTTTGCCCGCTGGCAGAATGCCGTTCGCGTGACGCTCGGCCGCTGTCCGGCAGGGATATTTACGCAATGTCGACAGGGGTGGGAAATAGACGCAGTCGCATGA
- the ycaR gene encoding protein YcaR, whose protein sequence is MDHRLLEIVACPVCNGKLWYNQEKQELICKLDNLAFPLRDGIPVLLETEARVLAADERKS, encoded by the coding sequence ATGGATCATCGACTGCTTGAAATCGTTGCCTGCCCGGTCTGTAACGGCAAACTCTGGTACAACCAGGAAAAACAAGAACTGATCTGCAAACTGGATAACCTCGCTTTTCCACTGCGTGATGGCATTCCCGTTTTGCTGGAAACCGAGGCCCGTGTATTAGCGGCTGATGAGCGTAAATCATGA
- the kdsB gene encoding 3-deoxy-manno-octulosonate cytidylyltransferase, with translation MSFVVIIPARYASTRLPGKPLQDINGKPMIVHVLERARESGAERIIVATDHEEVARAVEVAGGEVCMTRVDHQSGTERLAEVVEKCGFSDDTVIVNVQGDEPMIPAIIIRQVAENLAQRQVGMATLAAPIHSAEEAFNPNAVKVVLDAEGYALYFSRATIPWDRDRFAKSRETVGDNFLRHLGIYGYRAGFIRRYVSWEPSPLENIEMLEQLRVLWYGEKIHVAVAKEVPGTGVDTAEDLERVRAEMR, from the coding sequence ATGAGTTTTGTCGTCATTATTCCTGCCCGCTACGCCTCCACGCGTCTGCCGGGTAAACCGTTGCAGGACATCAACGGTAAACCGATGATTGTGCATGTGCTGGAACGCGCCCGTGAATCCGGCGCTGAGCGTATTATTGTCGCGACCGATCATGAAGAGGTCGCACGCGCCGTTGAAGTGGCGGGTGGAGAAGTGTGCATGACCCGCGTCGATCACCAGTCCGGGACAGAACGTCTGGCTGAAGTGGTTGAGAAGTGTGGTTTCAGTGATGACACCGTGATTGTCAATGTGCAGGGTGATGAGCCGATGATCCCGGCCATCATTATTCGCCAGGTGGCAGAAAACCTGGCGCAGCGTCAGGTTGGAATGGCCACGCTCGCGGCACCGATTCATAGCGCGGAAGAGGCGTTCAATCCGAATGCAGTGAAGGTGGTACTGGATGCCGAAGGCTATGCGCTGTATTTCTCGCGTGCAACGATCCCCTGGGATCGCGATCGTTTTGCGAAAAGTCGCGAGACCGTCGGCGATAATTTCCTGCGACATCTCGGCATTTACGGCTACCGCGCCGGATTTATCCGCCGCTATGTGAGCTGGGAGCCCAGCCCGTTGGAAAACATCGAGATGCTAGAGCAACTCCGCGTGCTGTGGTACGGCGAAAAAATCCACGTGGCTGTGGCAAAAGAGGTGCCTGGCACCGGTGTTGATACCGCAGAAGACCTCGAGCGCGTTCGCGCTGAAATGCGTTAA
- a CDS encoding YcbJ family phosphotransferase, which translates to MEQLRAELSHLLGEKLSRIECVNEKVDTALWSLYDSQGNPMPLMAQSFTTPGVAQQLAWKTTMLARSGTVRMPVIYGVMTHDEHPGPDVLLLERLRGVPVEAPARTPERWEQLKDQIVEGLLAWHRQDSRGCVGAVDNTQENIWPSWYRQRVEVLWSTLSQFNNTGLTMQDKRILFRTRECLPALFDGFNDNCVLVHGNFSLRSMLKDARSDQLLAMVGPGIMLWAPREYELFRLVDNTLAEGLLWHYLQRAPVAESFIWRRWLYVLWDEVAQLVNTGRFNRSHFDLAAKSLLPWLA; encoded by the coding sequence ATGGAACAGCTGCGCGCCGAATTAAGTCATTTACTGGGCGAAAAACTGAGCCGCATTGAATGCGTGAATGAAAAAGTCGACACAGCACTGTGGTCGCTCTATGACAGCCAGGGCAACCCAATGCCGCTGATGGCCCAAAGTTTCACCACGCCGGGGGTCGCGCAACAACTGGCCTGGAAAACCACCATGTTAGCGCGTAGCGGCACCGTGCGAATGCCGGTCATTTATGGGGTGATGACTCACGATGAACATCCCGGTCCGGATGTCTTACTGCTGGAACGTCTGCGTGGCGTCCCCGTTGAAGCGCCGGCCCGGACGCCGGAGCGTTGGGAGCAGCTCAAAGATCAGATTGTCGAAGGGTTACTGGCCTGGCACCGCCAGGATAGCCGGGGGTGTGTCGGTGCGGTGGACAATACGCAGGAGAATATCTGGCCTTCCTGGTATCGTCAGCGGGTTGAGGTGCTCTGGAGTACGCTCAGTCAGTTCAACAACACCGGGCTAACCATGCAGGATAAGCGCATTCTGTTTCGCACCCGCGAATGTCTGCCCGCGCTGTTTGACGGCTTTAACGACAACTGTGTGCTGGTGCATGGCAATTTTAGTCTGCGCAGCATGTTAAAAGACGCCCGGAGCGACCAGCTTCTGGCGATGGTGGGGCCTGGTATTATGCTCTGGGCACCACGGGAGTACGAACTGTTCCGGCTGGTAGATAACACGCTGGCGGAAGGACTACTCTGGCACTACCTGCAACGCGCGCCAGTGGCGGAATCGTTCATCTGGCGGCGTTGGTTATACGTGTTATGGGATGAAGTGGCGCAACTGGTCAATACCGGGCGCTTTAACCGATCTCATTTTGATCTCGCTGCGAAATCACTCCTGCCCTGGCTCGCCTGA